The following proteins come from a genomic window of Maribacter sp. HTCC2170:
- a CDS encoding GAF domain-containing protein, translated as MGKINEEDFPLQRLISFHKLLEEYDRMANGEDEFLAKRAQQVLDAQAPYPELRDGFSDVSLVKKHEKVIRMILQDSFANVLTKNEIKTASLPYYDIIFNSSDRFEEILAAAGEDFELKARGVPESLSYIMGCTVILNFYYGYRLDFKRPLFYDIPDEKGIMKHYRILYNADFIELIPTDKAKDLTQNDVDELLENFDDIDLWKEKIPPGSFISKGFVISNMFDATTEHSISEIKSNLITNDKRANDNFVENLQNVFRSFFNIPDINVGFVTYNPDEHKFEKVHGKQMKSYLLHNKEMESCNSTLCQGSYEKLLKEKDYFAIADVDKFFEMSDGHPPYKGLKAQGIKSAIFAPIANEGNLLGVLELVSNKVNDLNSINAQKLEDIMPYIVTAVLRSAAEEANLIDAIIQHECTTVHSSVYWKFKEEARRFIVDDLSGKQPSFEEIVFKNVYPLYGQIDIKDSSRARNAAIQNDLMIQLSTISAIITAARKKNELPIYEELQYRVNNLLEEIKEVLNTNSEQAIFDFVKEEVLPVLDHLKNTDSDLVERIEAYEEGIDATTESYYDHRKNYDESVMRINKELALVIDQRQEEAQAMFPHYFERYKTDGVEHNMYIGEAISGHLPFNQLYLHNLRLWQLQIMCEMENTHYNLKPDLTVPLDVASLLLVYSTSLSIRFRMDEKRFDVDGTYNARYEVIKKRIDKSYIKGTNERLTQTGKLAIVYSQKKDELEYLRYISFLKSKGYFTNNIEIVDLEGLQGVTGLKAIRAEILYTKGKEKEQTYTYDDLMEELKA; from the coding sequence ATGGGTAAAATTAACGAAGAAGATTTTCCGTTACAACGCTTGATCAGTTTTCATAAACTGTTGGAGGAATATGATCGCATGGCTAATGGCGAAGACGAGTTTTTGGCTAAAAGGGCGCAGCAGGTTTTGGACGCCCAAGCGCCTTATCCTGAATTACGTGATGGCTTTTCCGATGTTTCATTAGTAAAGAAACATGAGAAGGTAATTAGGATGATTTTACAGGATTCCTTTGCGAACGTACTAACCAAAAATGAGATTAAAACGGCATCATTACCTTATTATGATATCATCTTTAACAGCTCTGACCGTTTTGAGGAGATTTTGGCTGCCGCAGGCGAAGATTTTGAGCTGAAAGCGCGGGGTGTTCCTGAAAGCTTAAGTTATATAATGGGGTGTACCGTAATCCTTAATTTCTATTACGGCTATAGATTGGACTTTAAACGCCCTCTTTTTTATGATATTCCTGATGAAAAAGGAATAATGAAGCATTACCGCATTTTATATAATGCCGATTTCATTGAATTGATACCCACAGATAAAGCAAAGGATCTAACACAAAACGATGTTGATGAATTGCTTGAAAATTTTGATGATATTGACCTTTGGAAAGAAAAGATACCTCCTGGAAGTTTTATTTCAAAAGGCTTTGTTATTTCAAATATGTTCGATGCGACCACGGAACATTCAATTTCTGAGATAAAATCGAACTTAATAACTAACGATAAACGAGCCAACGATAATTTTGTTGAGAACCTCCAAAATGTTTTTAGGTCTTTCTTTAATATTCCGGATATTAACGTAGGTTTTGTTACTTATAATCCTGACGAGCATAAGTTTGAAAAAGTGCATGGAAAACAGATGAAGAGTTACCTTCTGCACAACAAAGAAATGGAATCCTGCAACAGTACCTTGTGCCAAGGTTCCTATGAGAAATTACTCAAAGAGAAAGACTATTTTGCTATTGCCGATGTGGACAAATTTTTTGAAATGTCAGACGGGCATCCACCTTACAAAGGGTTAAAGGCCCAAGGAATAAAAAGTGCAATTTTTGCACCTATAGCAAACGAAGGTAATTTGCTTGGTGTTCTAGAACTTGTGTCCAACAAAGTAAATGACCTCAATAGCATAAATGCACAAAAGTTGGAGGATATAATGCCTTATATCGTAACTGCCGTTCTTCGTTCTGCGGCTGAAGAGGCAAATTTGATTGATGCTATTATTCAACATGAATGTACAACGGTACATTCTTCGGTCTATTGGAAATTCAAAGAGGAAGCAAGACGATTTATTGTCGATGACCTTAGTGGGAAGCAACCCTCTTTCGAAGAAATAGTTTTTAAGAATGTTTATCCTCTTTATGGTCAAATTGACATCAAGGATTCTTCGAGGGCACGTAATGCGGCCATACAAAATGATTTAATGATTCAACTTTCAACTATAAGCGCAATCATCACTGCGGCTAGGAAAAAGAATGAATTGCCAATTTATGAAGAACTACAATATAGAGTGAACAATCTTCTTGAAGAAATCAAAGAAGTTCTCAATACCAATAGTGAACAGGCCATATTTGATTTTGTAAAGGAGGAGGTGCTACCAGTGTTGGATCATTTGAAAAATACAGATTCTGATCTAGTGGAGAGGATTGAGGCATATGAGGAAGGTATTGACGCAACTACCGAATCGTACTATGACCATCGCAAGAATTATGATGAAAGCGTAATGCGCATCAATAAAGAATTGGCCTTGGTAATTGATCAAAGGCAGGAAGAAGCTCAAGCAATGTTCCCTCATTATTTTGAACGTTATAAGACTGATGGTGTTGAGCACAATATGTACATTGGTGAGGCTATTTCAGGACATTTACCATTCAATCAATTGTACTTACACAATTTACGATTGTGGCAACTGCAGATTATGTGTGAAATGGAAAATACACACTATAATTTAAAACCTGATCTCACCGTACCTTTGGATGTAGCATCTTTATTATTGGTGTACAGTACATCGCTCTCTATTCGTTTTCGTATGGATGAAAAACGTTTTGATGTTGATGGTACCTACAATGCCCGATACGAGGTTATTAAAAAGCGAATTGATAAGTCGTACATAAAAGGTACCAACGAACGTTTAACACAAACAGGGAAGCTTGCCATTGTATATTCCCAGAAAAAGGATGAGTTAGAATACTTGAGGTATATAAGTTTCCTAAAATCCAAAGGTTATTTTACCAATAATATTGAAATAGTTGACCTTGAAGGTCTACAAGGGGTAACAGGTCTTAAGGCCATTAGGGCCGAAATTCTTTATACAAAAGGCAAAGAAAAAGAGCAGACCTATACCTATGACGATTTAATGGAAGAACTTAAAGCCTAA